Proteins encoded by one window of Camelus bactrianus isolate YW-2024 breed Bactrian camel chromosome 9, ASM4877302v1, whole genome shotgun sequence:
- the TTC9B gene encoding tetratricopeptide repeat protein 9B — MQRGALSPVLMLSAAPEPPPRPPPALSPPGPGPRHGSARSSPAPEPSGGLGAALDSSLRAAVAFKAEGQRCYREKKFREAIGKYHRALLQLKAAQGARPGGLPAPASGPATSPGPARLSEEQRRLVENTEVECYDSLTACLLQSELVNYERVREYCLKVLEKQQGNFKATYRAGIAFYHLGDYARALRYLQEARSREPTDTNVLRYIQLTQLKMNRCSLQREDSGAGTGTRDVIG; from the exons ATGCAGCGCGGCGCGCTGTCCCCGGTGCTGATGCTCAGCGCTGCCCCTGAGCCTCCGCCGCGCCCGCCTCCCGCCCTTTCCCCGCCGGGTCCTGGGCCCCGCCATGGGTCGGCTCGGTCCAGTCCTGCCCCAGAGCCGTCGGGGGGTCTGGGTGCAGCGCTCGACAGCAGCCTGCGGGCCGCCGTGGCGTTTAAGGCAGAGGGCCAGCGCTGCTACCGAGAGAAGAAGTTCCGGGAAGCCATCGGCAAGTATCATCGGGCACTGCTGCAGCTGAAGGCGGCGCAAGGGGCCCGCCCTGGAGGCCTTCCCGCCCCCGCCTCCGGGCCCGCCACCAGCCCGGGGCCAGCCCGCCTCAGCGAGGAGCAGCGGCGCCTGGTGGAGAACACGGAGGTGGAATGTTACGACTCTCTCACGG CCTGTCTGCTGCAGTCGGAGCTGGTGAACTATGAGCGGGTGCGCGAGTACTGTCTCAAGGTGCTGGAGAAGCAGCAGGGCAACTTCAAGGCTACCTACCGCGCCGGCATTGCCTTCTACCACCTGGGCGACTATGCACGCGCCTTGCGCTACCTGCAGGAGGCCCGCAGCCGGGAGCCCACAG ACACCAATGTCCTGCGCTACATCCAGCTGACTCAGCTGAAGATGAACCGTTGCAGCCTCCAGCGGGAAGACAGTGGGGCCGGGACCGGGACTCGGGATGTCATTGGCTGA
- the MAP3K10 gene encoding mitogen-activated protein kinase kinase kinase 10: protein MEEEEGAVAKEWGTTPGGPVWTAVFDYEAAGDEELTLRRGDRVQVLSQDCAVSGDEGWWTGQLPSGRVGVFPSNYVAPGTPAAPAGLQLPQEIPFHELQLEEIIGVGGFGKVYRALWRGEEVAVKAARLDPERDPAVTAEQVRQEARLFGALQHPNIIALRGACLSPPHLCLVMEYARGGALSRVLAGRRVPPHVLVNWAVQVARGMNYLHNDAPVPIIHRDLKSINILILEAIENHNLADTVLKITDFGLAREWHKTTKMSAAGTYAWMAPEVIRLSLFSKSSDVWSFGVLLWELLTGEVPYREIDALAVAYGVAMNKLTLPIPSTCPEPFARLLEECWDPDPHGRPDFGSILKQLEVIEQSALFQMPLESFHSLQEDWKLEIQHMFDDLRTKEKELRSREEELLRAAQEQRFQEEQLRRREQELAEREMDIVERELHLLMCQLSQEKPRVRKRKGNFKRSRLLKLREGGSHISLPSGFEHKITVQASPTLDKRKGSDGASPPASPSIIPRLRAIRLTPVDGGGGSSSGSSSGGSGTWGRSSGPPKKEELVGGKKKGRTWGPSSTLQKERAGGEERLKALGEGSKQWSSSAPNLGKSPKHTPIAPGFASLNEMEEFAEADGGGSVSPSPYSTSSYLTVPLPAQPSPGERAPWEPPPPARPGHGSRRRCELALLGCATLLGAVGLGADVAEARAADCEEQRRWLDGLFFPRGGRFPRGLSPPGRSPGRRDDAAPGPGLAPSATLVSLSSVSDCNSTRSLLRSDSDEAAPAAPSPPPSPPAPPPSTNPLVDLELESFKKDPRQSLTPTHVTAARAVSRGHRRTPSDGALGQRGAPEPTGPGPGPRDPLDFPRLPDPQALFPTRRRPPEFPGRPTTLTFAPRPRPAANRPRLDPWKLVSFGQTLSISPPSRPDTPESPGPPSMQPTLLDMDMEGQSQDCTVPLCGAHGSR, encoded by the exons atggaggaggaggagggggcggtgGCCAAGGAGTGGGGCACGACCCCCGGGGGGCCCGTCTGGACCGCGGTCTTCGACTACGAGGCAGCGGGCGACGAGGAGCTGACCCTGCGGAGGGGCGACCGAGTCCAGGTGCTTTCCCAGGACTGTGCCGTGTCGGGCGACGAGGGCTGGTGGACCGGGCAGCTACCCAGCGGCCGTGTGGGCGTCTTCCCCAGCAACTACGTGGCCCCCGGCACCCCCGCCGCCCCCGCTGGCCTCCAGCTGCCCCAGGAGATCCCCTTCCACGAGCTGCAGCTAGAGGAGATCATCGGTGTAGGGGGCTTTGGCAAGGTCTATCGGGCCCTGTGGCGCGGCGAGGAGGTGGCAGTCAAGGCCGCCCGGCTGGACCCTGAAAGGGACCCGGCAGTGACAGCAGAGCAGGTGCGCCAGGAGGCCCGGCTCTTCGGAGCCCTGCAGCACCCCAACATCATTGCCCTCAGGGGCGCCTGCCTCAGCCCCCCACACCTCTGCCTGGTGATGGAATATGCCAGGGGGGGCGCACTGAGCAGGGTGCTGGCAGGGCGCCGGGTGCCCCCTCACGTCCTGGTCAACTGGGCTGTGCAGGTGGCCCGGGGCATGAACTACCTACACAATGATGCCCCTGTGCCCATCATCCACCGGGACCTCAAGTCCATCAACA TCCTCATCCTGGAGGCCATCGAGAACCACAACCTCGCAGACACGGTGCTCAAGATCACGGACTTCGGCCTCGCCCGCGAGTGGCACAAGACCACCAAAATGAGCGCCGCAGGGACTTACGCCTGGATGGCTCCGGAGGTTATccgtctctccctcttctccaaaAGCAGTGACGTCTGGAG CTTCGGGGTACTGCTCTGGGAGCTGCTGACGGGTGAGGTCCCCTACCGTGAAATCGACGCCTTGGCCGTGGCATATGGCGTGGCTATGAACAAGCTGACGCTGCCCATCCCCTCCACGTGCCCCGAGCCCTTTGCCCGCCTACTGGAGG AATGCTGGGACCCAGACCCCCATGGGCGGCCAGATTTTGGCAGCATCTTGAAGCAACTTGAAGTCATCgaacagtcagccctgttccagATGCCACTGGAGTCTTTCCACTCGCTGCAGGAAGACTGGAAGCTGGAGATTCAGCACATGTTCGATGACCTCCGGACTAAGGAGAAG GAGCTCCGCAGCCGCGAGGAGGAGCTGCTGCGGGCAGCACAGGAGCAGCGCTTCCAGGAGGAGCAGCTGCGACGGCGGGAGCAGGAGCTGGCCGAGCGCGAGATGGACATCGTGGAGCGTGAGCTGCACCTACTCATGTGTCAGCTGAGCCAGGAGAAGCCCAGGGTCCGCAAACGCAAGGGCAACTTCAAGCGCAGCCGCCTGCTCAAGCTGCGGGAAGGAGGCAGCCACATCAGCCTCCCCTCTG GCTTCGAACATAAGATCACAGTCCAGGCCTCTCCAACCCTGGACAAGCGGAAAGGATCCGATGGCGCCAGCCCCCCTGCAAGCCCCAGCATTATCCCCCGGCTGAGGGCCATTCGCT TGACTCCTGTGGATGGTGGTGGCGGtagcagcagtggcagcagcagtggTGGCAGTGGGACATGGGGCCGCAGCAGTGGACCCCCAAAGAAGGAAGAACTGGTTGGGGGCAAGAAGAAGGGCCGGACCTGGGGGCCCAGCTCCACCTTGCAGAAGGAGCgggctggaggagaggagag GCTGAAGGCCCTGGGGGAAGGAAGCAAACAGTGGTCATCGAGTGCCCCCAACCTGGGCAAAtcccccaaacacacacccaTCGCCCCAGGCTTTGCCAGCCTCAATGAGATGG AGGAGTTCGCGGAGGCGGACGGAGGCGGCAGCGTGTCCCCCTCTCCCTACAGCACCTCGTCCTACCTCACGGTGCCGCTGCCCGCCCAGCCCTCCCCGGGGGAGCGGGCGCCGTGGGAGCCCCCGCCGCCAGCCCGGCCCGGGCACGGCTCCCGGCGGCGCTGCGAGCTCGCGCTGCTGGGCTGCGCCACGCTGCTGGGCGCTGTGGGCCTGGGCGCCgacgtggccgaggcgcgcgcggcCGACTGCGAGGAGCAGCGGCGCTGGCTCGACGGCCTTTTCTTCCCCCGCGGGGGCCGCTTTCCGCGGGGCCTCAGCCCGCCAGGGCGCTCCCCGGGCCGCCGCGACGACGCGGCCCCCGGCCCGGGCCTGGCGCCCTCGGCCACCCTCGTGTCGCTGTCGTCCGTGTCCGACTGCAACTCCACGCGTTCGCTGCTGCGCTCCGACAGCGACGAGGCCGCGCCGGCCGCGCCCTCCCCGCCGCCCTCCCCACCTGCGCCCCCGCCCAGCACCAACCCCCTGGTGGACCTGGAGCTGGAGAGCTTCAAGAAGGACCCCCGTCAGTCGCTCACGCCCACTCACGTCACAGCCGCGCGCGCTGTGAGCCGCGGTCACCGCCGGACGCCCTCGGACGGCGCGCTGGGGCAGCGGGGGGCACCCGAGCCCACGGGCCCTGGCCCTG GCCCTCGGGATCCCCTGGACTTTCCCCGTCTGCCTGACCCCCAGGCCTTGTTCCCCACCCGCCGACGGCCCCCCGAGTTCCCTGGCCGCCCCACCACCCTGACCTTCGCCCCAAGACCCCGGCCAGCTGCCAACCGTCCCCGCCTGGACCCCTGGAAACTGGTCTCCTTTGGCCAGACACTCAGCATTTCGCCTCCCAGCAGGCCGGACACTCCGGAGAGCCCTGGGCCCCCCAGCATGCAGCCCACGCTGCTTGACATGGACAtggaggggcagagccaggactgcaCAGTGCCCCTGTGTGGGGCCCACGGCTCCCGTTGA